One Aneurinibacillus migulanus genomic region harbors:
- a CDS encoding YitT family protein: MKKYIVDIVLIIIGSFIFSTGINYFAIPHELGEGGVTGITMDLYYLFQWSPGVTNLLLNAVLLVIGYKLLDKWVTYYTIISIACTSFFLHVTEGMGEVLGETILGTIFAGVFIGIGVGLILRTGGTTGGSAILARLTNKYFGWSISYSLLLFDSAVVFGSYFIIGAEKVMYTIVSLYIATKIIDYIIEGLNSRKAVTIISQYADQIATQVNEKMNRGVTIFSARGNYTKESKEVLYIVINKQELLGLKKLVHKIDDEAFVVIHDARDVFGKGFTFPSTQEVSKVN, translated from the coding sequence ATGAAAAAATATATCGTAGATATTGTTCTTATTATTATTGGATCATTTATTTTTTCGACAGGAATTAATTATTTTGCGATTCCACACGAGCTGGGCGAAGGGGGCGTAACAGGTATTACCATGGATTTGTATTACCTTTTTCAATGGTCTCCAGGCGTTACCAATCTTTTATTGAATGCAGTCCTTTTGGTCATCGGTTATAAGTTATTAGATAAGTGGGTAACCTACTATACGATTATCTCCATAGCTTGTACCTCTTTTTTCTTGCATGTAACGGAAGGGATGGGGGAAGTTTTAGGAGAAACGATACTAGGGACCATTTTTGCCGGGGTATTCATCGGAATTGGTGTAGGATTAATCTTGCGTACAGGTGGAACAACCGGCGGATCGGCTATTTTAGCAAGGCTTACGAATAAGTATTTTGGTTGGAGTATTAGTTATTCTTTGTTGCTTTTTGACTCAGCGGTTGTATTCGGCTCTTATTTTATTATTGGCGCCGAAAAAGTTATGTACACCATTGTTTCGCTGTATATTGCTACAAAAATAATCGATTATATTATCGAAGGTCTGAATTCAAGAAAGGCTGTTACGATTATTTCCCAATATGCCGATCAAATTGCAACACAGGTAAATGAGAAGATGAATCGCGGCGTTACCATTTTTTCCGCCCGCGGAAATTATACTAAGGAATCAAAAGAAGTTTTATATATAGTCATTAACAAACAGGAGTTGCTCGGATTAAAGAAGCTTGTTCACAAGATAGACGATGAGGCATTCGTTGTTATACATGATGCACGGGACGTATTTGGAAAAGGATTTACTTTTCCGAGTACACAGGAAGTGTCAAAAGTCAATTAA
- a CDS encoding SDR family oxidoreductase: protein MNLGLEGKVVLITGGSKGIGRQTGLTFAKEGASVAMVARNVEDLEKAKSQLQSEVPQADVLTIPADLQHEAGAVEAVQKTVEHFGKIDILVNCAGAAPGGLLLELTEEDWDFAMGLKFRGYVRMAKATIPQFLKQKHGVIVNVVGNDGVKPSWWELTGTAVNAADLAVMTALGNQYGNDNIRINCVNPGPVDTGRWETLTQAYARDLEISIDEANEAASKSMPFGRIATAQEVADVVVFLASERASFVHNSVVNIDGGQMKDILDRKQQRLTVATE from the coding sequence ATGAATCTTGGATTGGAAGGAAAAGTTGTATTGATTACTGGTGGTAGCAAAGGAATTGGGCGGCAGACAGGTTTGACGTTCGCTAAAGAAGGTGCTTCTGTCGCTATGGTGGCACGAAATGTGGAGGATCTGGAGAAAGCGAAAAGTCAGCTGCAAAGCGAGGTTCCACAAGCGGATGTTTTAACTATTCCGGCCGATCTACAGCATGAGGCAGGTGCTGTAGAAGCTGTGCAAAAGACGGTTGAGCATTTTGGGAAAATTGACATTCTCGTTAATTGCGCCGGCGCAGCTCCAGGTGGCTTGTTGCTGGAATTGACTGAAGAGGACTGGGACTTTGCCATGGGTCTGAAATTCCGCGGCTATGTACGGATGGCGAAAGCGACCATTCCCCAGTTCCTGAAACAAAAGCACGGCGTTATCGTCAACGTAGTCGGGAACGATGGCGTAAAGCCATCCTGGTGGGAATTGACGGGTACGGCCGTAAATGCTGCAGATTTAGCGGTAATGACGGCACTTGGCAACCAATACGGCAATGATAATATTCGCATCAATTGTGTCAATCCAGGGCCGGTTGATACGGGACGGTGGGAAACGTTAACACAGGCGTATGCGCGTGATTTGGAGATTAGCATCGATGAAGCGAATGAGGCGGCCAGTAAATCGATGCCGTTTGGACGTATCGCCACCGCCCAGGAAGTGGCCGATGTCGTCGTATTCCTGGCATCTGAACGTGCGAGCTTCGTTCATAATTCAGTCGTCAATATTGATGGCGGACAGATGAAGGACATTCTTGACAGAAAGCAGCAGCGACTGACAGTGGCGACGGAGTAG
- a CDS encoding cyclase family protein, giving the protein MARLVDLTMPWGPEVQPLEGHPSIRFTPITTHEVEKRSNTEVLFSIHTGTHIDSPYHFFSEGKTIEQLPLDIFIGPALLVDLREVAKPNHEITLGELREVGGLTEELVQGKRLVLWGDWASKHWNSKKLYESNPYLSQEAATWLRDAGVVAVGLDFAVDGAPPYPNHPILLGSEIPLIENLVNLEAIQAREFMLIALPLPIVGGDGSPARVVARIDD; this is encoded by the coding sequence ATGGCAAGACTTGTTGATTTAACGATGCCGTGGGGGCCGGAAGTACAGCCGCTTGAAGGACATCCATCCATTCGATTTACGCCCATTACAACGCATGAGGTGGAGAAACGTTCGAATACCGAGGTGCTTTTCAGCATTCATACAGGCACTCATATCGATTCCCCTTATCATTTCTTTTCGGAGGGAAAAACGATTGAACAGCTGCCGCTTGACATATTCATTGGTCCTGCCCTGTTGGTGGATTTGCGTGAAGTAGCGAAGCCGAATCATGAGATTACGTTGGGAGAGTTGAGGGAAGTAGGCGGTCTTACCGAAGAGTTGGTCCAAGGAAAGCGGCTGGTATTGTGGGGCGATTGGGCTTCAAAACATTGGAACTCTAAGAAGTTATATGAGAGTAATCCGTATTTATCCCAGGAAGCGGCCACATGGCTACGCGATGCCGGAGTGGTTGCTGTCGGTCTGGATTTTGCGGTGGATGGTGCGCCTCCTTATCCTAATCATCCCATTCTTCTTGGTAGCGAGATTCCCCTCATCGAAAACCTGGTGAATCTGGAGGCGATACAAGCACGTGAATTCATGCTCATTGCGCTACCTTTACCTATTGTGGGGGGAGACGGTTCTCCAGCACGGGTCGTAGCAAGAATCGATGATTAA
- a CDS encoding cation:proton antiporter regulatory subunit, with product MDIKTAELPGIGKKISFHTSENSMIVLIIHHSGKRDLYFFEDADSDEADFFITLNGEETRQLGAQLLGAIYQPVDTDKMKMFQDKILIEWIELSAHSSLVNKSIGDSQIRTRTGASIIGIVKGENTIAVPDIDVVLQPGDVLMTLGKKEQIATFAALCKGEDQS from the coding sequence ATGGACATTAAAACAGCGGAATTACCTGGAATCGGAAAAAAAATCTCGTTTCATACGTCTGAAAACAGCATGATTGTCCTGATTATCCACCATTCAGGAAAGCGGGATTTATACTTCTTCGAAGATGCGGACAGCGACGAGGCTGATTTTTTCATCACTCTAAACGGTGAGGAAACAAGGCAATTGGGCGCTCAACTGCTCGGTGCTATCTATCAGCCTGTAGATACGGATAAGATGAAAATGTTCCAAGATAAAATTCTCATTGAATGGATTGAACTTAGCGCACATTCATCACTAGTCAACAAAAGCATCGGCGACTCACAAATTCGCACCCGAACCGGCGCTTCCATTATCGGGATCGTAAAGGGCGAGAACACGATAGCCGTACCTGACATTGATGTAGTTCTGCAGCCTGGCGATGTACTGATGACGCTTGGAAAAAAGGAGCAAATCGCTACATTCGCCGCTCTCTGTAAAGGAGAGGATCAGAGCTAA
- a CDS encoding nitrilase-related carbon-nitrogen hydrolase: MKVGVVQANNISGIEAVGANRRVNNQVIEALFKYGARIVVLPECSNHQYAMRSQEEAREYAEELDGPSVTHWQKLASMYGGYVAGGIIEHEGNDLYNTAVLVGPNGRIGHYRKVHLFDWEIDYLRPGNVGFQTFRIEELDIKVGMLVCYDLRFPEAVRSIALAGCDILLVPTTWTSIGKSVLWDERGYCLANYLAVAHTYSNRMAIACADRAGQEQGVQYMGASMIVDSMSRVVAGPASKCEADYLLADVDILLSRDKRVGSRNDLLKDRCPQHYKLIG, translated from the coding sequence ATGAAGGTAGGCGTTGTTCAAGCGAATAATATATCAGGTATAGAAGCCGTCGGCGCCAACCGCAGAGTCAACAACCAGGTTATTGAAGCATTGTTTAAATACGGAGCGAGAATTGTCGTGCTACCCGAATGTTCCAATCACCAATATGCCATGCGTTCGCAGGAAGAAGCCCGGGAGTATGCAGAAGAACTGGACGGACCGAGCGTCACGCATTGGCAGAAGCTTGCCTCGATGTACGGGGGATATGTTGCCGGAGGAATAATAGAACATGAAGGCAACGATTTGTATAACACAGCTGTATTGGTAGGACCGAATGGGCGCATTGGACATTATCGAAAAGTTCATTTATTCGATTGGGAAATAGATTATCTGCGGCCCGGCAATGTTGGATTTCAAACTTTTCGCATTGAAGAACTTGATATTAAGGTGGGCATGCTCGTCTGCTATGATCTCCGATTTCCTGAAGCGGTGCGGTCTATCGCTTTGGCAGGATGTGATATTTTGCTCGTACCTACAACATGGACATCCATCGGCAAATCAGTGCTATGGGATGAAAGAGGATATTGTCTTGCCAATTACCTTGCTGTAGCCCATACATACAGCAACAGGATGGCCATCGCATGTGCGGACCGTGCAGGACAAGAGCAGGGAGTGCAGTATATGGGTGCAAGTATGATCGTTGATTCGATGTCGAGGGTTGTGGCTGGCCCAGCATCGAAATGTGAAGCGGACTACTTGCTTGCGGACGTCGATATCTTGCTATCTAGAGACAAGAGAGTCGGTTCCCGCAACGATTTGCTTAAAGATCGCTGTCCACAGCATTACAAGCTAATCGGGTAA
- a CDS encoding (2Fe-2S)-binding protein, whose protein sequence is MADSSMTTKTSKADASKLRSITITINGKEHTVWVEPRMLLSDVIRDEIGLTGTHVGCEHGICGACTIIVDGRPARSCLMFAVQADGVQILTVEGLAGEDGSLHPLQEAFWEKHGLQCGFCTPGMLMSAYHFLEEHPNPSREEIRDGISGNLCRCTGYQSIVDAVEEAARVMRQGKE, encoded by the coding sequence ATGGCTGACAGTTCGATGACGACTAAAACGTCGAAGGCAGACGCGAGCAAATTGAGAAGCATTACGATAACTATCAATGGCAAGGAGCATACGGTATGGGTGGAGCCCCGGATGCTTCTATCTGACGTCATTCGGGATGAAATTGGATTAACGGGAACGCACGTCGGGTGTGAGCACGGTATTTGCGGTGCCTGCACAATTATTGTGGATGGCCGCCCAGCTCGTTCTTGTCTGATGTTTGCTGTGCAGGCGGACGGAGTGCAAATTTTGACGGTGGAAGGATTGGCTGGTGAGGACGGTTCGCTGCATCCGCTACAGGAAGCATTTTGGGAAAAGCATGGGCTGCAATGCGGATTTTGCACGCCAGGTATGCTAATGTCAGCTTACCACTTTCTTGAGGAACACCCGAATCCTTCCCGTGAAGAGATTCGCGATGGGATTTCCGGGAATCTCTGTCGCTGTACCGGTTATCAATCCATTGTGGATGCGGTCGAGGAAGCCGCCAGAGTGATGCGTCAAGGAAAGGAGTGA
- a CDS encoding CoxG family protein encodes MNVNGEVIVKASKEDVWRALNDPETLKKATPGCKSLTEIEPDCYKAEISVGIAAVRGDYESTIKILDKNEPDRYRLVMSANSPMGFVEGDATVELVHEDMKTYIKYNGVAQVGGKVAGVGQRMLSGVAKLIVKDFFKKIAKETNTQPH; translated from the coding sequence ATGAATGTAAACGGTGAAGTGATAGTCAAAGCATCTAAAGAAGATGTGTGGAGAGCATTGAATGATCCAGAGACATTGAAGAAAGCGACGCCGGGCTGCAAATCGCTGACTGAAATCGAGCCGGATTGCTACAAGGCGGAGATCAGTGTAGGCATTGCGGCAGTACGCGGTGACTATGAATCTACGATTAAGATTCTTGATAAAAACGAGCCGGATCGGTACCGCCTTGTCATGAGCGCCAACAGTCCTATGGGATTCGTGGAAGGCGATGCGACCGTGGAATTGGTGCATGAGGATATGAAAACGTACATTAAATACAACGGAGTGGCCCAGGTGGGTGGAAAAGTCGCCGGTGTGGGCCAGCGTATGCTATCAGGCGTCGCCAAGCTCATCGTCAAGGATTTCTTTAAAAAAATCGCAAAAGAAACGAACACACAGCCTCACTAA
- a CDS encoding IclR family transcriptional regulator, translating to MKNDLEMNGQGIQSLELGIGILKKIGEAEKPLSITEIAERANISKSKLHRYLTSFWRTGFLERDASLRYTIGDALIQIGLRACQRIDIKEQARPVLLRLKEALNETVALSIWGEGGPYFIDLEESNRQIKIGIQVGSTGSMINTTAGQLFAAYMPEGRTEKLIQKELEQVPEDVDAFKQTLAMIRRRGFSQTTESLVPGIVAIGCPIFNGDDKIVAAITVIGLLGVLDLSDESQTVNMLKKECLNLSRSLGYQGKF from the coding sequence ATGAAGAACGATTTGGAGATGAATGGCCAGGGCATTCAATCCTTAGAATTAGGCATCGGTATTCTGAAAAAAATAGGAGAAGCTGAGAAGCCTTTATCGATAACCGAGATTGCCGAGCGGGCGAATATATCCAAAAGTAAACTGCATCGTTATCTCACAAGCTTTTGGCGTACCGGTTTTTTGGAACGTGACGCCTCGCTTCGTTATACGATCGGGGATGCGTTGATTCAAATCGGACTACGGGCCTGTCAGCGCATTGATATTAAAGAGCAAGCACGTCCGGTGTTATTAAGGCTTAAGGAAGCGCTTAACGAGACGGTTGCTTTATCGATATGGGGAGAGGGTGGCCCGTACTTTATCGATTTGGAAGAAAGCAACCGACAGATAAAAATAGGAATTCAGGTCGGTTCGACAGGCAGTATGATTAATACAACGGCAGGACAATTGTTCGCGGCCTATATGCCTGAAGGACGAACAGAAAAACTGATTCAAAAGGAGCTGGAGCAAGTACCTGAAGACGTGGATGCATTTAAGCAAACATTAGCTATGATTCGGAGGAGGGGGTTCTCTCAGACGACAGAGAGCCTAGTACCCGGAATCGTAGCGATCGGTTGTCCGATATTTAATGGAGACGATAAGATTGTTGCCGCAATTACGGTGATTGGGTTATTGGGTGTACTTGATCTTTCTGATGAGTCGCAGACCGTTAACATGCTGAAGAAGGAATGTTTGAATTTGTCACGTTCATTAGGATATCAAGGTAAATTCTAA
- a CDS encoding FAD binding domain-containing protein — translation MKPAAFDYYTPKTVREALELIEDFGYDAKILAGGQSLIPTMNMRLARPQALIDIGRLDALDYIQVTDTEIQIGAMVRHYAVEHLSQIAQACPMLSEGIRLVGHSQIRSRGTIGGSLVHADSTAELPVILRTLGGTVTLASLDEERTIEAEEFFLTYLTTTIEANEILVSAQFPKITGRTGHAIEEFTLRKGDFAIVLAAASVTLDEEGKIESVSLGLGGVDGAPVKLDDIEDELAGEDPDSVLIAEYCETIREAIDPEPDIHASTDYRKDLSVTLSRRVLEKAVQHARGQYRHV, via the coding sequence ATGAAACCGGCGGCTTTTGATTACTATACGCCGAAAACGGTTCGTGAAGCGTTGGAGCTAATCGAAGATTTCGGTTATGATGCAAAAATTCTAGCGGGAGGTCAGAGCTTAATTCCCACGATGAATATGAGACTGGCCCGTCCGCAGGCGTTAATTGATATCGGTCGGCTCGATGCTCTTGATTATATTCAGGTTACTGATACGGAAATCCAGATCGGTGCGATGGTTCGGCATTATGCGGTAGAACATTTATCGCAAATCGCACAGGCATGTCCGATGCTCTCGGAGGGTATCAGGCTTGTAGGGCATTCTCAGATCCGTTCGAGAGGAACGATTGGGGGTAGTCTGGTCCATGCCGATTCCACGGCAGAACTTCCCGTTATTCTGCGTACGTTGGGTGGAACCGTAACGCTAGCTTCATTGGACGAGGAGCGTACGATTGAAGCGGAAGAGTTTTTCCTGACGTATTTGACGACAACGATCGAGGCGAATGAAATTCTTGTTTCCGCCCAGTTTCCGAAGATTACAGGACGCACCGGCCATGCAATTGAAGAATTTACATTGCGCAAAGGGGATTTTGCCATCGTTCTGGCGGCGGCTTCTGTCACGCTGGATGAGGAAGGGAAAATCGAATCGGTAAGCCTCGGTCTCGGCGGCGTAGACGGGGCCCCTGTTAAACTGGATGATATTGAAGATGAACTTGCAGGCGAAGACCCGGATAGTGTCTTAATTGCGGAGTATTGCGAAACCATCAGGGAGGCAATCGATCCAGAACCGGATATTCATGCAAGTACGGACTATCGGAAAGACTTGAGCGTAACGTTGAGCCGACGCGTATTGGAGAAAGCCGTACAGCATGCACGCGGGCAATATCGTCATGTATAA
- a CDS encoding MFS transporter produces the protein MNSDNTKSVSFRKIFVVAGLSWVFDAMDVGIISFIAAALIGEWNLTPQEAGWIGSVNAIGMLIGAIVAGSLADRIGRNKVLMYTVLLFSVMSGLAALSTTLAVFLVFRFFIGLGLGGELPVASTLVSEHVPAHKRGRMVVLLESFWAVGWILSAVIAYFIMPIWGWRSALIIGALPAILAIYMRWGLPDSPAFHKRDKQKTSVWKNMKSLWAPKYARSTAMLWILWLFVMFSYHGMFLWLPSMMVMKGFTLIKSFGYVLLMTLTQLPGFFSAAWLVEKVGRKFVLITYLIFAAVSAFFFGTADSLSVLIASGMALSFFYLGVTGTTYAYTTDHYESDIRATGAGMANAAGRVGAIAGPLVVGYMIAANVSFTAIFGMFFAACMLAALNVLILGKETRVPAPVLETPETEEEGNQEKENVPVNNFM, from the coding sequence GTGAATTCCGATAATACCAAATCCGTATCCTTTCGCAAAATATTTGTGGTGGCGGGACTTAGTTGGGTGTTTGACGCAATGGATGTCGGGATTATCTCCTTTATTGCAGCTGCGCTAATCGGGGAGTGGAACTTGACGCCTCAGGAAGCCGGCTGGATCGGAAGCGTGAATGCGATTGGGATGCTTATCGGGGCTATCGTAGCCGGTTCGCTGGCAGACAGAATCGGTCGGAACAAAGTACTTATGTACACGGTGCTATTGTTCTCCGTCATGAGCGGTTTGGCGGCACTCTCCACAACGCTTGCGGTGTTTCTGGTTTTCCGGTTTTTCATCGGCCTTGGGCTGGGTGGTGAGCTTCCGGTTGCTTCTACACTCGTGTCGGAACATGTCCCGGCGCATAAGCGCGGCCGCATGGTTGTGTTGCTGGAGAGTTTCTGGGCGGTGGGATGGATTTTATCTGCTGTTATCGCCTACTTCATCATGCCGATATGGGGCTGGCGTTCCGCGCTGATTATCGGGGCATTGCCCGCGATCTTAGCCATCTATATGCGCTGGGGCTTGCCCGACTCACCCGCTTTCCATAAGCGGGACAAGCAAAAAACTTCGGTATGGAAGAATATGAAATCCCTTTGGGCCCCCAAATACGCCCGTTCGACCGCGATGTTGTGGATTCTCTGGTTGTTCGTCATGTTCTCCTATCATGGCATGTTTTTATGGCTGCCGTCCATGATGGTGATGAAAGGATTTACTCTTATCAAGAGCTTCGGCTATGTACTGCTGATGACGCTAACCCAGTTACCGGGCTTTTTTAGTGCAGCATGGCTTGTGGAGAAAGTGGGACGCAAATTCGTGCTGATTACGTATTTGATATTCGCTGCGGTGAGCGCGTTCTTCTTCGGGACAGCTGATAGCCTATCAGTTCTTATCGCATCGGGCATGGCGCTATCCTTCTTCTATCTAGGAGTTACGGGTACAACGTACGCATATACAACGGATCATTACGAATCGGATATACGTGCCACCGGAGCAGGCATGGCGAATGCAGCTGGACGTGTCGGGGCGATTGCAGGTCCGCTAGTGGTGGGCTATATGATAGCAGCAAACGTATCGTTCACCGCAATTTTCGGAATGTTTTTCGCTGCATGTATGCTCGCGGCACTGAACGTACTCATTTTGGGCAAAGAGACGCGTGTTCCCGCTCCTGTGCTCGAAACGCCTGAGACGGAAGAAGAGGGAAATCAAGAAAAAGAGAATGTACCTGTAAATAATTTTATGTAA
- a CDS encoding VOC family protein yields MPVKKLDHIGIIVSDLDRAIEAYEDVLGLQVERIEDYGDGLLSIAFLPLGEVQIELIQPLKPGSTAWDFLQEKGEGIEHLAFFVEDLQTEWKRIIERDVPVTDTEPRPGAGNTRICFLKREALCGVLGEFVTLPLRETPGG; encoded by the coding sequence GTGCCGGTAAAGAAGCTGGACCACATTGGTATTATTGTATCCGACCTGGATCGAGCCATTGAAGCATATGAAGACGTATTGGGGTTACAGGTCGAACGTATCGAAGATTATGGAGATGGGCTGCTGTCCATTGCATTCCTTCCGCTGGGTGAGGTACAGATTGAATTAATTCAGCCCCTGAAGCCGGGCAGTACGGCATGGGATTTTCTGCAGGAGAAGGGGGAAGGCATCGAACACCTGGCTTTTTTTGTAGAGGATTTGCAGACGGAATGGAAGCGGATTATAGAACGCGATGTTCCCGTTACGGATACAGAACCAAGGCCAGGCGCAGGAAATACTCGTATTTGCTTCTTGAAGCGTGAGGCGCTGTGTGGGGTTTTGGGAGAGTTTGTTACGCTTCCCCTGAGGGAAACTCCCGGAGGATAG
- a CDS encoding xanthine dehydrogenase family protein molybdopterin-binding subunit: protein MSIGASVKRIEDLPLLTGRGRYAGDIRLPDQCEAVLIRSPHAHANIRSIRIEGAVRMPGVLLIITAQDLPSDLPPIPMRLSPEGALEHALQFPLAKERVRYVGEPVVLIVATNRYVAEDAADAVEIEYDPLPPLADTDRALASHDNLLHPSIGSNDIFQIHSQKGSFDDRLVECPHVLQEELYVQRHTGVPLETRGMVANCGSDGRLTVYGPTKVVHFNHQILCRLLGKDSRDIRYIETDVGGGFGPRGEFYPEDYLIPYAAIRLGRPVRWIEDRAEHLLATNHSREQKHRITIGFDEVGRILALRDEIFVDTGAYIRTHGVTVPALTQAMFPGPYDIEALEFITHVVVTNKTPTGTYRGPGRFEGTFVRERIIDMVARKLKLDPADVREKNVVRPEKMPYSNGISALGQVVELDSGDYPQLLRQVRQSVDWDGFKRRKKEAEAQGKLLGLGMAMFVEKSGLGPWEYAEIDILENGDVCCKTGLADVGQGVKTMIAQVCSDQLGIPYTRVRVIHGDTDTVKKGNGSFATRGTVMGGSAAWLAAASLKDQLLHAASEWLGVPREELEMREESVVREETGQVLLAYQDFIKRCVEKGLKLHAEYTFFASHMTYPYGVHIAEVEIDKDTGHIRIVKYYIGYDIGRAINPLLVEGQLIGGMAQGLGGALYEELRYNETGQLLSGTFMDYIIPSSMEVPHIDVEIFENAPSPLNPLGVKGAGEGGTVAVAPALANAIRDALEAYDFEITSLPIRPETIRFAIRQTERGEEKSEVVL, encoded by the coding sequence ATGTCTATCGGAGCCAGCGTGAAACGAATTGAAGACCTCCCACTTTTGACAGGCCGGGGCCGGTATGCGGGAGACATTCGGCTACCCGATCAATGTGAAGCTGTGCTCATACGAAGTCCGCATGCTCATGCCAATATTCGTTCCATCCGAATCGAAGGCGCTGTTAGGATGCCTGGCGTGCTCCTTATCATAACGGCACAAGACTTGCCAAGCGACCTTCCACCGATTCCAATGAGATTGTCGCCCGAAGGCGCGCTGGAACATGCGTTGCAATTCCCGCTGGCAAAAGAGCGGGTACGTTATGTCGGAGAACCTGTAGTTTTAATTGTAGCCACCAATCGATATGTAGCAGAGGATGCGGCTGATGCTGTGGAGATCGAATACGATCCCCTTCCGCCTTTAGCAGATACAGATAGGGCACTGGCAAGCCATGATAACTTGTTACATCCGAGCATCGGAAGTAACGACATATTCCAGATTCATTCACAGAAAGGTTCATTCGATGACAGGCTTGTCGAGTGTCCTCATGTTCTACAGGAAGAACTGTATGTACAGAGGCATACGGGAGTCCCGCTTGAAACGAGAGGAATGGTAGCGAATTGCGGATCGGATGGCCGTCTAACCGTATACGGTCCTACGAAAGTCGTCCACTTCAATCATCAGATTCTGTGCCGGCTACTAGGAAAGGACAGCCGTGATATCCGATATATTGAGACGGATGTGGGCGGCGGATTCGGGCCGCGGGGGGAGTTTTATCCGGAGGATTACTTAATTCCGTATGCTGCGATACGGCTTGGCCGCCCGGTTCGCTGGATTGAGGACCGGGCCGAGCATCTGCTGGCTACCAACCATTCCAGAGAGCAAAAACATCGTATAACGATCGGCTTTGACGAAGTGGGACGTATTCTGGCGCTGCGGGATGAGATATTTGTCGATACGGGTGCGTATATTCGCACGCACGGAGTAACGGTTCCGGCTCTGACACAGGCTATGTTCCCAGGCCCGTACGATATCGAGGCACTGGAGTTCATTACACATGTGGTCGTAACAAATAAGACGCCTACAGGGACGTATCGCGGCCCTGGAAGGTTCGAAGGAACATTCGTGCGCGAACGGATTATCGATATGGTTGCCCGAAAGCTGAAGCTGGACCCGGCGGATGTTCGGGAAAAGAACGTGGTTCGGCCTGAGAAAATGCCGTACTCTAACGGAATTTCAGCGCTCGGTCAAGTTGTGGAGCTGGACAGTGGCGACTATCCGCAACTATTGCGTCAAGTGCGTCAGTCAGTCGATTGGGACGGTTTCAAGCGAAGAAAAAAGGAAGCGGAAGCACAGGGCAAGCTGCTCGGGCTCGGCATGGCAATGTTTGTGGAGAAATCCGGGTTGGGGCCTTGGGAATATGCAGAAATCGATATTCTTGAAAATGGTGACGTATGCTGCAAAACCGGACTTGCCGACGTGGGTCAGGGAGTGAAAACGATGATTGCTCAGGTATGCAGCGACCAGTTGGGCATCCCTTATACGAGAGTGCGGGTCATACACGGCGATACGGACACCGTGAAAAAAGGAAACGGATCGTTCGCCACGCGCGGTACGGTTATGGGAGGTTCCGCCGCGTGGCTGGCCGCCGCATCCCTGAAGGATCAATTGTTGCATGCAGCTTCGGAATGGCTTGGCGTCCCGCGAGAAGAACTGGAGATGCGCGAAGAATCCGTTGTTCGGGAAGAAACAGGGCAAGTTTTATTGGCGTATCAGGATTTTATTAAACGTTGCGTGGAAAAAGGGCTAAAGCTTCATGCGGAGTATACTTTTTTCGCGTCCCATATGACCTATCCGTATGGCGTGCATATAGCCGAAGTCGAAATTGATAAGGATACAGGACACATACGCATTGTGAAATATTATATCGGGTACGACATCGGACGCGCTATTAATCCCCTGCTGGTAGAAGGGCAACTGATCGGCGGCATGGCGCAGGGATTGGGTGGTGCTTTGTATGAAGAACTTCGCTACAACGAAACGGGACAGTTACTGTCGGGTACATTTATGGACTATATCATCCCAAGTTCAATGGAAGTTCCACACATTGATGTTGAAATATTCGAAAATGCCCCCTCTCCTTTAAATCCTCTCGGCGTAAAAGGAGCTGGAGAAGGTGGAACAGTAGCGGTAGCGCCCGCATTGGCCAACGCGATTCGCGATGCATTGGAAGCGTATGATTTTGAGATTACGTCTTTGCCGATTCGGCCTGAAACCATCCGTTTTGCCATTCGGCAAACGGAGCGCGGTGAGGAGAAATCAGAGGTGGTTCTATGA